TCGATACTTTAGATGAAGTAACCGATTTTGAGGAAGCAAAAGAAAAACGTACCAATAAGTTTCTCATCGTTGCCTTGATACTTTCGGTGATTTTGTCATTGTTTGTGATTTATTTTTTAACCCAATATGGCAAAAAGAAATTGGATTATCATCCTATGCCTAACCCTGCCAAACAAGTAGTGGCAGAAGCATTGCATCAAGGCATGACTACTCTTTCTTAAGAAAAATTAAACCTGGGGCGCAAAAGTCGTTCAAGAAGGTGATTTAGTGCCCCAGGGTCTAAAGCAAATACTTACTCAAGTAGCAACAACTCAATGCGACGGTTTTCTTTGGCTTGCCAATCATGTTTTTCATTTTTCCAAATTGGTTTGGCTTTTCCATAGCCCTTGGCAGTAATGCGCTTGGCAGCAACGCCGTGTCTGACAAAATACTGCTTAATGGCATTGGCGCGGCGTTGTGAAAGCAACAAACAAGCTGCTGCAGTGCCCACTTGGTCGGTATGCCCATAAATGGCAAGCTCCGCATTTTTGTTTTTTTGCAAATACTTGATAAATGGCTCTAGGTTTTTTATAAACTTATCTTTGAGTTCGTACTTGTTGTACTCAAAAAATGCCACCGATTGAGGTGGAGCTACAGGGCGCTTTTTGAGGTTGGTTTGGTATTTATATGCCCCTTCATAGTCGTACTTATCTATCTCGTAATTTTCGCCAATATGGGTACTAGACCCTACTGTTTGGCTTTTGCCCAATCCATTGTTATACGTGAGCTCTATGTCGTGTTGCCCCTGTACATTTACCGGGCGGTAGGTAATTTCATAAAAATTGCGGAAAATGCGTGGCAACTCTTCATACACTTGCTTTATCTCATCGGGGTTTTCTATAAAGTAAGTCTTGCCATCGGTGAGCATCGAGAGTGCATTCAGGGTTTTGTTGTTTACTCCAGTACCATAGGCAATAGTAAACACCCTGATGCCTTTTTCACGGGCTTTTTTTACTACTTCGCTGGCGCGAAAAGCCCGCTTACCAAAATATTGCAAAGAAGAATTTTCCTCCCCATCGGTAAACAATAACATCACCTTGTTATTTTGGGCATTTTTTAGGCTTTCGAGCCCCTCATCGGCCCCTGCATACAAGGCAGTACTGCCACCATAGCGAGTAAGGCCATCAAACTTTACACAATCGGTTTTGCTGCCTTGTGCCGTCAGTCTTAGCTCAGTCTCTAATCGTTCGTCAAACTTTACCACCGATATTTTATCGTTGGGGTGCTTGGTCAAAATAAACTTACGGGTAGCTTCTTCCAGTTTTTTAATATTGCCCGCCATTGAGCCACTGTAGTCCATCACCAACGAAATATCATAAGGTTTAGAGATCATTTCGTGTATTTCGCGTACTTTGAAGTTGTTAATGGCATACCGTCGCCCTTTTACACTCTCCACTATTTTGCGGAAAAATTTGCGTGATTCGCGGTAGCTTACATACGGTGGGGCAAGGTGGCTTATAAAGTTGCCACTGGTATCTGTCACTAGTACATACAGCTTTACCTCTTTGGGAAACTTAGAGCGGTCAGTGGCAAAAATATCAAAATCAAGTTTTTGCCCTTTTTTTAAGGTAGTTTTCTTCGCCACATTTTTTATAAATTTTCGTCTAATTACCCTCACCCTAAAGCTTTTTACAAAAGATTTTTCTCCGTCATCTATCAAAAACTTATAAGTGGTATTACGCAAAGGGGCTACCTCCATGCTGCCCACCAAAGGCAAACTGTCACCTCGGTAAATTACACTTTTCATCCCTTTGGCATTCCATCTAATCAGGGTTTTACTGCCCAGTAAAATATCTTTTTTACCCTTAAAAGTAACCGGAACAACCTTGATTGGTAGCTTTACAAAGTTTACCTTGCGGTTGTTGCGTATCACCATCATTGAGTAGTTTTTTGACCTTTTGGGCTGCAACAGAGTCGTTCCTTCGGTGGGCAAAGTATCGTTCTGAAAAACCACAAAACGCGCTTGCTTAAACCGCCACTTTACCCTTACTTTCTCACCTACACTTATGCTACGGGGACCTTTAAAGTATTCGTCAAACTTTACCTTCACCGTGTGGGTGTCTCTTACTACCTCGCCGTAGCGGTCTTTAGCTTCTAATATATATTGAGTAGTACTGTCAGGCTTGATCGTGAGGCTTTCGTTGGCTTTCAAGGTTTTGTCAAGCCCGGCAATACGAATGGTTTTGGCATCGCGCACGCTCCAGTACAAATTTGCCTCTTCGCCTTCGGCAATTTCATCGTCTCCATCAAACTTATCAATCACTGCTGAGCGCTTCACTACTTTTACTTTGTATTCTTTAGTAACTGTATGTTTTTTGTTGCGGGCAATCAGCTTGTAAGTAGTGGTTTGGCCAGGTTTGATTTTAATTTTTCCCTTGGCGGGTAAATTGTTTTGAACCCCCTCTATTTCTACTGAAGTGGCCTTGGGCACATTCCACGACAGGGTAACTTCATCGCCATAATTTACAAAGCGCCTGCCGCGAAAACGTTCTACGGTAGGAGGAGGGGTACAGGCTTGAGCCATCAAAACAAAAATGCATAGCCATAAGAACAGGTAGTAGTGTTTAAAATTAAGCATCTTTCGAATAGTGTTTATAGTAGTATATACGGTTGTAGGTGCTACAGTTTTTATTGAATACCAATGTATATTTTGGCAATGAGTGATTAGGAACATGTTCAAAATAAGTGTCGAGATTGAGATCATAAACTCAAGGCTGACTGAGGCACTTTTTGCGGGCGTAGCAGCGCTACGGACAATAAAAGTAACGAAAGTCAGGAAAGAGGATATGTTCTAAACCGGACAGTTATTGCGATCACGTTCCTTAGCTCTATAAATAAGCCCCGCTCATTATAGATAGGCTAACTACACTTACTTGTTAGCTGTATCTACGTTCCAGTACTCAAAAACGTGCAGGTTTTCTTATTTTTATCCGTTCCTATCTGTATACTTTGTCGAAGTGAAACACTGGAGATTTTTTTTCTTTTTGCTGGTGAGGATATAGCTATGCTCAATTTGTCCCAAGGGTAAAGCAAAGCAAGGATTGCATCAGGAGCAAAAGTAGACCTTGACCAAATGCCACAAAAAAAGCGAGACATGAATGCCTCGCTTTTTTTGTGTTGGTTTTAAGCTTTTTAGTTAAACAACGAAGATAGTTGCATTGCAACATTCATGTCACCGTCTAACTGCATTTTTCCACCCATGAAAGCCTCCATTGGGTTTAAGTCGCCAGCCATCATAGCATCAAAATCGCTCAACTCCATGTTGATGGTACAAGCAGCTTCTTTGTCTTCGTTGCTTACGTCATTGCCATCAAGATGAATAACACCACCTTCGTTGAATACAAATTTGATTGAAGAGTCAAAACCAGTGCCTCCAGCAACTAATTCTTGCACTTTTTGAGTAGTAGCTTCTACGCTCATAATAATATAAGTTGTTTAAATTTTATAGTTTCATTGTTTTTTCAAGCGCCTGCCCAATTTTTTGTCTTTGAATGTAAAAATTGCCCATTTCACTGCCCACAAAACACTGGAAAGAGTAGCAAGGTAAAACCTATCACCTCCCAAATATTTGTACCAGTAATCACAGGTACATTTTTAACCCAAAAAAAAATAGTTATTGGCAAACGCTGATTTAAAATCGGGGGTGAAGTTAGCTATTTTTTACAAAATCCAAAAGCACTGTTTTCAAGAAAAATGACTGGCAGTCTTGTCGTCATACAACGATTGTTCTGTATTCGTGGGGTAGTTAATGGTATTATCAAAATAAAAAGTAAGCATGTGTAGTAAAATGGATATTTAATTTTAGAAAATAACTTTAAATGGGTGTTTTCCATATTTGTTATAAGTTTTGTTTTTTTCAGGGGGTAACCATTGTATATGCCAAATAATATTTCAAACGGTATAAGTTTTATAAAAAAGCCTTAGTTTTGCTTCGAAGGATTACTATATATTAATAAGCTTATTTCCTAACAAAGTTTTGTGTATGTGGAGGTAGGCAAAATAAATAATTATTTTAAACGCCATTTTATATGAAAAGAAAATTACTTGTATTACTCACTTTATGCCTTATTACTTCCTTTGCCTGGGCGCAAACCCGCAACATTACGGGTAAGGTAGTAGACAAAGATGGACAAGCTTTGCCCGGTGCTACCGTGATGGTAAAAGGCACCACCAACGGAGCCTCTACCGATGTCGATGGCAAGTTTACCTTGAGTGTGCCCAACAACGCCACCCTTATTGTCAGTTTTATAGGAATGACCACCAAAGAAGTGTTGGTGGGGTCACAAACCCAAATTAATGTGACCCTCACTGACGAAAACTCTATTCTGGATGAGATTGTAGTTACTGGATTGGCTTCTAACGTAAAAAGAGCCAACCTTGCCAACTCGGTATCTACTATCTCGTCGCAAGAGCTGGTAGGGGTTACTTCTCCTCCCACTGTAGATGGAGCCTTGTACGGAAAACTTACAGGTGCCAACATTGTAAAAAACTCAGGCGCGCCTGGGGGAGGTATTTCTATCCGTTTGCGTGGGGTGTCGTCTATTATTGGGCAAAACCAACCCTTAATTATTGTAGATGGGGTGTATCTCGACAACAGTGAGATTCCCAGTGGAACTCGTTTTGTGTCTGGTGCCAATGACGGAAATGAAGAACAATCTTCTAACCGTTTGGCTGATTTATCTTCCAACGATATAGAAAGAATAGAGGTGTTGAAGGGAGCATCTGCAGCGGCTATTTATGGTACACGTGCCAACGCCGGAGTAATGATTATTACGACCAAAAAAGGAAATGCAGGTAAAACCCGCTTCCACTTTGAGCAATTGGTAGGTACTGCCCGTGCCATCAAACTTTTAGGACAAAGGAATTATGACACCGAAGCCAAAGTAAGAAGTTACTTTAGTGACCCCAACAGTGCCGATGCCAACAGTGCTGTAGCTCAGTGGAACGCTGTCAAAGCTGCCAATGGTGGTGAGCTGTTTGACTACGAAAAAGAAGTGTATGGTAACATTGGCGGCATTTTTCAAACCAACTTTAGCGCAAGCGGCGGCAATGACCGTACTACCTTTTATGCCAGTACGTCTATCCGTAACGAAGAGGGGATCATCCGAGGTACTGGTTATCGCAGAAGAAACTTCCGCCTGAATGTCACCCATAAATTGTCTCAGTATGCCAAACTAACTGCTGGCTCTTATTTTGTGAGTTCCAGTGCTGACCGTAGCTTTACCGGAAACGAAAATGAAGGTGGATTGAGTTACGGTTATAACCTGACTTCTACCCGCCCCTGGAGCAATCTTTTTCCTAACGAATTAGGCGAGTATCCCGACAACCCTGGGGTTTCGGGTAACCCATTATTTGTACGTGATGGCATGTACAACCGCGAGGAAGTTTTCCGTACAATCCAAAGCCTTGGCGTAGACTTTACTTTACTGCAGCGTGACAATATGCTATTGAAGTTTAACCTGGGGGGGGGAGTTGATATTTATAAATTTGGCACCTTTACTTTTGTATCTCCGCTGCATACTGCTCAAAGAGGCGTGTCTAACGGTTACCTGGCAGAAGGCGCCAATACGGTCATCAATGGCAACTACCAAGGCGCTTTGATGTTTAATGTAAACCTGGGTAGCATTGATCTTACGTCTCAAGCAGGGGTAACTGGTCTTTACAAAAACAGAAACTTTTTATTAGCCAGAGGTATCGACCTGAACAGCAAACAAAATTTACAACAAGTTGGCGCACCATCCACCAACCAATTATTAGCTACTGAGCAAGATTTTGGCTATTTCTTCCAACAAGAAGCTAATTTTGCCGACAAGGTAATCTTAAGTGCCGGAGTGCGTTTAGATAAGTCTACGCTCAACGGTGACCCCAATAAAATGTATGCTTTCCCTAAGGCGTCAGTAGCTGTAAATGTAGCCAACTTTGATTTCTGGACATTGAAGAACGTGGTGAACCAGGTAAAACTAAGAGCTGCTTTTGGGCAAACAGGTAGTAGCCCTGGCTTTGGTGCCTTATTTACTGGTTTTGACCGGGCAAGTATGGGTGGTTTAAGTGGATCAACCATCAAGGGGATAAGAGGAAACCCTGGTTTGGAGCCTGAAATAGCTACTGAGATAGAAGCAGGGCTTGATTTGGGTTTCTTGGCTAACCGTATCTTTTTTGAAGCTACCTACTATCGCCGTGGGGTAAAAAACCTATTGATCGAAAATGCTTTGCCTTCATCAAGTGGGTTCTCGTCTGAAATAACCGATGCTGCTGACATGGTAAACACTGGGGTAGAGTTAACCTTGGGTGGTGATCCTTTTGTAAGTAAAAACTTTAGCTGGTCTACCCAGTTTCGTTTTTGGTTCAACCGTTCGGTAGTGACCCGTTTAGATGTACCTGCTTTTGCCCCCCCTGGTGCTTCTTTTAGTATAGGCTTAGGGTCTTTTTATATAGAAGAAGGGCAGTCTATTACCCAGTTTAAAGGAAGAGATGCAAATGGCAACCTGATCACTATTGGAGACGCCATGCCCGACTTTCAGTTATCGTGGAACAACACCATGAAGATTGCCAAAAACTTTGAGCTTTCGTTTTTGTGGCATTACAAAAAGGGAGGCGATAACCTTAATTTAAGTTTGTTTCTGGCAGATTTGGGACAAACCAGCTTTGACTATGACACCCCTGAAGGCGAAGCCAGAAGAAACGGAACAGGTTCGGCGCGTTTCTTAGAAGATGCCACCTACCTTAGACTAAGAGAAGTTGCTTTGTTTTACAATATACCCAAGAGCTTGACCAAAAAGTGGTTTGGCAACAAAGTAGAAAATATCAGATTAGGCGTTTCGGCTCAAAACTGGCTGACCTTCTCAAACTACAAATGGTACGACCCTGAGGTATCTACCAAAGGGGGATCTGGCTTATCTTCAGGAATAGATGTGGCCCCTTTCCCAAGTTCTAAGCGAGTATTCTTTCACCTGGCGGCTACTTTTTAGCACACCCACCAGCAAGCGCTGTCTCCAGTCACATTACCTGATTTGTAAGTGCTTTGAGCAAGTTGGGGATTGACTGTTGATAAATTAACAAATCAAATTTGAAATAGAAATATGAAATCTATATATAAACATTTATTTATGCTTGTATGGTTTACTGTAGCAGTAACCTCTTGTAATTTTAAAGAACAAGTAGACCCCAACCGACCAGGGGTAGACGAATTGGTTACCAAGGGTCAGGTGAACGCATTGACCATTGGCTTATTGGCTGATATTAGAAACGGTCTTCAGATATACCGTACTGCGTCAGGTTCTATTGCTCGTGAACTGTATTTATTCGACGCTGACCCTCGAAATACCCAAGACTTGTTGGGTAAAAATGGTGGGCAGCTCGACAACAATTCTTTTTATTTGACCGATTGGTATGAGCCTTATTACAGGGTGGTAAAAGACTGTAATCTGTTGATAGCTGCTGTGGCTAAAGACATTCCAGGCGTAAGCACTACTGAAGTAAAAGGATATACAGGTTTTGCCAAAACAATGAAAGCCCATGTTTTTATCCAGGTATTAAACTTATTGGGTAGCAATGGGGTGCGTATAGAGGTGGCTGACCCTGCCAACCTGGGACCATTTTTGAAAGATGCCGCCGCTTATACAGCCATCAGAAGCTTGCTTGATGAGGCTGCTACAGACTTAGATGCCGCTGGTGCTATTTTTGGTTTTGGTTTGCACGAAGGGTTCAAAGATTTTAATACACCTGCCAATTTTAAGAAATTTAACCGTGCTTTGGCGGCTAAAGTAGCTTTGTATCAAAAAAGCTGGGCAGATGTATTGACCCAGTTGGGAACGTCTTTTTATAGCGAAACAGGCGATTTGAATGCCGGTCCTCAATATAACTTTTCGAGCAGTGCCAACGACCTACTCAACCCATTGTTTTATGGTACAGGGTCTGACAATATTTATGCGCACCCATCCTTTAACCAAGACGCTGAAGTGGGTGACCAACGGGTGGCCACCAAAACCTTGGCACAAATAAGTACCAAAGATAACCTTACTGCTACTCACCGTCAGAACATCTATAAAAGTAGTGCAGACCCTGTGTCTATTATTCGCAATGAAGAACTGATTTTGATGGCGGCTGAAGCCAATATTCAACAAAACAACGCGGCTGAAGCGGTAAGGTTGATCAATATTGTGAGAACTGCGGCTGGTCTTGCCAATTATGCCGGGGCTACCGATCAGGCAACCTTGATCACGCAATTGTTAAAAGAGCGTCTTTACTCATTATGGTTAGAAGGGGTACGTATGGCAGACCTCAGAAGGTATAACCGCTTAAATGCAGCCAATTTACCCATCGATCGTGCAGGCGATATAGTACATACTGAGTTTCCTATTCCTTTGAGCGACTCTAACTAAAAGAAGACCAGAATGATGAACTTGTTTAAGGTTTTGGCATTGAGAGCAAAATGAGTGATTTTTCACATAGACGAGGCGTGGAAGGCGGAGTTTAGCCTAGCTAAATGAGCATTTTCACAACGAAGTATATGGGTAAAAGAACCATTTTGAATTATTTGAAAAAACCTTAAACAAGTTCGATAAATGAAGCAAGGCAACCAATGAGTTGTCTTGCTTTTTTTTGTTTGAGAGGCAAAATTTACCATCTTCCACTTTCGTTGAATAATTTACACTGTTTTGTGCCATACTGAAGTACTATTTAATTTTAAAATAAAAGAATGAAAAAACACATTTACTCCACTACTTTTCTTTTGTTGATGCTGGGGGCAAGTTGGCTTATTTACGCCTGTCGCACCCCCGAAAGCCGTACCCAAACAAATACAGCCAAGCTCGATTCGCTGGATTATAAAATAGGGCAAATGCTGATGGTAGGCTTTAGAGGTACTAGTATCAAGGGCAAAAGCCACATCAAACGCGACATTCGTAAGCATCATTTGGGGGGAGTTATTTTGTATAGCCGAGACCTGCTCATGGGGGCAAAACCTCGCAACATAGTGTCTAAATCACAGTTAAAAACGTTGATTACCGACCTCAAAAAACTTTCTGACGTACCCTTGTTGGTGGCCGTAGACGAAGAAGGAGGGAAGGTAAGCCGATTGAATGCAAAGTTTGGCTTTGCTACTACCCAAACTCCCCAGGAAATAGGAGAGATCAACGACTTGGTTGCCACCGAAAAATGGGCAACTCACATTGCCCAAAAAGTAAAAGCCATGGGCTTTAACGTAAACTTTGCGCCGGTAACCGACCTCAATGTAAACCCCAAAGCACCCATTATTGGCAAGCTGGGGCGTAGCTTTTCGGGCGACGTAAATACTTTGGTACAGCACGCCCTCAAGTTTACCGAAGTACACCAAAAGCACGGTATTGTGTGCGCAATCAAGCATTTTCCGGGGCACGGAAGTGCTATTATGGACTCTCACCTGGGCTTTACCGATGTAACTACTACCTGGAAACCCATAGAACTCAAGCCTTTTAAACAAATGATTGAACAGGGGTTTGATGGGATGGTGATGACCGCCCATGTATTTAATAAAAAACTGGACGCGAAGTATCCGGCTACTTTGTCCAAAAAAATTATGAACGACTACCTCCGGAAAAAATGGGGCTGGCAGGGCATTATTATTTCTGACGATATGCAAATGAATGCCATTGCCAAAAATTTTGGGATTGAAGAAGCATTAGAAAAGTCTATCAATGCCGGAGTCGATATTGTACTTTTCTCAAACAATGGCAGAATCTTTTATAACAAAAACATAGTG
This window of the Microscilla marina ATCC 23134 genome carries:
- a CDS encoding OmpA family protein, which codes for MLNFKHYYLFLWLCIFVLMAQACTPPPTVERFRGRRFVNYGDEVTLSWNVPKATSVEIEGVQNNLPAKGKIKIKPGQTTTYKLIARNKKHTVTKEYKVKVVKRSAVIDKFDGDDEIAEGEEANLYWSVRDAKTIRIAGLDKTLKANESLTIKPDSTTQYILEAKDRYGEVVRDTHTVKVKFDEYFKGPRSISVGEKVRVKWRFKQARFVVFQNDTLPTEGTTLLQPKRSKNYSMMVIRNNRKVNFVKLPIKVVPVTFKGKKDILLGSKTLIRWNAKGMKSVIYRGDSLPLVGSMEVAPLRNTTYKFLIDDGEKSFVKSFRVRVIRRKFIKNVAKKTTLKKGQKLDFDIFATDRSKFPKEVKLYVLVTDTSGNFISHLAPPYVSYRESRKFFRKIVESVKGRRYAINNFKVREIHEMISKPYDISLVMDYSGSMAGNIKKLEEATRKFILTKHPNDKISVVKFDERLETELRLTAQGSKTDCVKFDGLTRYGGSTALYAGADEGLESLKNAQNNKVMLLFTDGEENSSLQYFGKRAFRASEVVKKAREKGIRVFTIAYGTGVNNKTLNALSMLTDGKTYFIENPDEIKQVYEELPRIFRNFYEITYRPVNVQGQHDIELTYNNGLGKSQTVGSSTHIGENYEIDKYDYEGAYKYQTNLKKRPVAPPQSVAFFEYNKYELKDKFIKNLEPFIKYLQKNKNAELAIYGHTDQVGTAAACLLLSQRRANAIKQYFVRHGVAAKRITAKGYGKAKPIWKNEKHDWQAKENRRIELLLLE
- a CDS encoding SCP2 sterol-binding domain-containing protein, encoding MSVEATTQKVQELVAGGTGFDSSIKFVFNEGGVIHLDGNDVSNEDKEAACTINMELSDFDAMMAGDLNPMEAFMGGKMQLDGDMNVAMQLSSLFN
- a CDS encoding SusC/RagA family TonB-linked outer membrane protein, with amino-acid sequence MKRKLLVLLTLCLITSFAWAQTRNITGKVVDKDGQALPGATVMVKGTTNGASTDVDGKFTLSVPNNATLIVSFIGMTTKEVLVGSQTQINVTLTDENSILDEIVVTGLASNVKRANLANSVSTISSQELVGVTSPPTVDGALYGKLTGANIVKNSGAPGGGISIRLRGVSSIIGQNQPLIIVDGVYLDNSEIPSGTRFVSGANDGNEEQSSNRLADLSSNDIERIEVLKGASAAAIYGTRANAGVMIITTKKGNAGKTRFHFEQLVGTARAIKLLGQRNYDTEAKVRSYFSDPNSADANSAVAQWNAVKAANGGELFDYEKEVYGNIGGIFQTNFSASGGNDRTTFYASTSIRNEEGIIRGTGYRRRNFRLNVTHKLSQYAKLTAGSYFVSSSADRSFTGNENEGGLSYGYNLTSTRPWSNLFPNELGEYPDNPGVSGNPLFVRDGMYNREEVFRTIQSLGVDFTLLQRDNMLLKFNLGGGVDIYKFGTFTFVSPLHTAQRGVSNGYLAEGANTVINGNYQGALMFNVNLGSIDLTSQAGVTGLYKNRNFLLARGIDLNSKQNLQQVGAPSTNQLLATEQDFGYFFQQEANFADKVILSAGVRLDKSTLNGDPNKMYAFPKASVAVNVANFDFWTLKNVVNQVKLRAAFGQTGSSPGFGALFTGFDRASMGGLSGSTIKGIRGNPGLEPEIATEIEAGLDLGFLANRIFFEATYYRRGVKNLLIENALPSSSGFSSEITDAADMVNTGVELTLGGDPFVSKNFSWSTQFRFWFNRSVVTRLDVPAFAPPGASFSIGLGSFYIEEGQSITQFKGRDANGNLITIGDAMPDFQLSWNNTMKIAKNFELSFLWHYKKGGDNLNLSLFLADLGQTSFDYDTPEGEARRNGTGSARFLEDATYLRLREVALFYNIPKSLTKKWFGNKVENIRLGVSAQNWLTFSNYKWYDPEVSTKGGSGLSSGIDVAPFPSSKRVFFHLAATF
- a CDS encoding RagB/SusD family nutrient uptake outer membrane protein; the protein is MKSIYKHLFMLVWFTVAVTSCNFKEQVDPNRPGVDELVTKGQVNALTIGLLADIRNGLQIYRTASGSIARELYLFDADPRNTQDLLGKNGGQLDNNSFYLTDWYEPYYRVVKDCNLLIAAVAKDIPGVSTTEVKGYTGFAKTMKAHVFIQVLNLLGSNGVRIEVADPANLGPFLKDAAAYTAIRSLLDEAATDLDAAGAIFGFGLHEGFKDFNTPANFKKFNRALAAKVALYQKSWADVLTQLGTSFYSETGDLNAGPQYNFSSSANDLLNPLFYGTGSDNIYAHPSFNQDAEVGDQRVATKTLAQISTKDNLTATHRQNIYKSSADPVSIIRNEELILMAAEANIQQNNAAEAVRLINIVRTAAGLANYAGATDQATLITQLLKERLYSLWLEGVRMADLRRYNRLNAANLPIDRAGDIVHTEFPIPLSDSN
- a CDS encoding glycoside hydrolase family 3 protein, which translates into the protein MKKHIYSTTFLLLMLGASWLIYACRTPESRTQTNTAKLDSLDYKIGQMLMVGFRGTSIKGKSHIKRDIRKHHLGGVILYSRDLLMGAKPRNIVSKSQLKTLITDLKKLSDVPLLVAVDEEGGKVSRLNAKFGFATTQTPQEIGEINDLVATEKWATHIAQKVKAMGFNVNFAPVTDLNVNPKAPIIGKLGRSFSGDVNTLVQHALKFTEVHQKHGIVCAIKHFPGHGSAIMDSHLGFTDVTTTWKPIELKPFKQMIEQGFDGMVMTAHVFNKKLDAKYPATLSKKIMNDYLRKKWGWQGIIISDDMQMNAIAKNFGIEEALEKSINAGVDIVLFSNNGRIFYNKNIVPEAINIIKKLIKQGKISRKRIDESYQRIKKMKQGLK